In Porphyrobacter sp. LM 6, one DNA window encodes the following:
- the murG gene encoding undecaprenyldiphospho-muramoylpentapeptide beta-N-acetylglucosaminyltransferase — translation MTSETRAPLPSGATRHFVLAAGGTGGHLIPAFALAAELHQRGHHVALITDERGAAIPGKPDYLTAHVLPAGRFGKNPLGWPAGVRAVLQGRAMALRLFDAFEPSAVIGFGGYPALPALLAATSAGLPSVIHEQNAVLGRVNRLLAGRVDAIATSYDRVDRLDPKHAAKVHLVGNPVRAEVLALREQDFPAFTEESLLRILVTGGSQGARVLSEVVPDGLAMLPPALRQRLQVTQQCRPEDLEAVRARYANHDIPAELGTYFEDMHERLADAHLFIGRAGASTIAELTAVGRPAILVPLPIATDDHQAFNTREMVKAGGARMIRQDAFQPKELAKQIQAMAMNPQSLANAAHCAFNCGRPDAARDLADLVESMGGIDLMDVIRVGEVAPAATASARVATGTARKAAKDSIEQ, via the coding sequence ATGACCAGCGAGACCCGCGCTCCCTTGCCCTCCGGTGCAACGCGCCACTTCGTGCTGGCCGCAGGGGGCACCGGCGGACACCTGATCCCGGCCTTCGCGCTGGCGGCAGAGCTGCACCAGCGCGGCCATCATGTCGCGCTGATCACCGATGAACGCGGCGCGGCGATCCCCGGCAAGCCTGACTATCTGACCGCCCACGTGCTGCCCGCCGGACGGTTCGGCAAGAACCCGCTGGGCTGGCCCGCAGGGGTGCGCGCGGTGCTGCAAGGCCGCGCGATGGCGCTGCGCCTGTTTGACGCGTTCGAGCCTTCGGCGGTGATCGGCTTTGGCGGCTATCCCGCGCTGCCCGCGCTGCTGGCGGCGACTTCGGCCGGTCTGCCGAGCGTGATCCACGAACAGAATGCGGTGCTGGGCCGCGTCAACCGCCTGCTGGCAGGGCGGGTCGATGCGATCGCGACTTCCTATGACCGGGTCGACCGGCTCGATCCCAAGCACGCCGCCAAGGTCCATCTGGTCGGCAATCCGGTGCGCGCCGAGGTGCTGGCCCTGCGCGAACAGGATTTCCCCGCCTTCACCGAAGAAAGCCTGCTGCGCATCCTTGTGACCGGCGGGTCGCAAGGTGCGCGCGTGCTGTCCGAAGTGGTGCCCGATGGCCTCGCCATGCTCCCGCCCGCGCTACGCCAGCGCTTGCAGGTGACCCAGCAATGCCGCCCGGAAGACCTTGAGGCCGTGCGCGCACGCTATGCCAACCACGATATCCCCGCTGAACTCGGCACCTATTTCGAGGATATGCACGAACGCCTCGCCGACGCGCATCTGTTCATCGGCCGTGCGGGCGCTTCCACGATTGCCGAGCTGACCGCCGTGGGCCGCCCTGCGATCCTCGTGCCGCTGCCGATTGCGACCGATGATCACCAGGCCTTCAACACCCGCGAGATGGTGAAGGCGGGCGGTGCGCGCATGATCCGGCAGGACGCGTTCCAGCCCAAGGAGCTCGCCAAGCAGATTCAGGCGATGGCGATGAACCCGCAGAGCCTCGCCAATGCCGCGCATTGCGCGTTCAATTGCGGGCGGCCCGACGCGGCCAGGGATCTCGCCGATCTGGTCGAGAGCATGGGCGGGATCGATCTGATGGACGTGATCCGCGTCGGCGAGGTCGCGCCTGCGGCCACCGCCAGCGCGCGGGTGGCGACGGGCACGGCGCGCAAGGCGGCAAAGGACAGCATCGAACAATGA
- the murD gene encoding UDP-N-acetylmuramoyl-L-alanine--D-glutamate ligase, with protein sequence MITSPAFARQKYAVLGLARSGAAAAEALLASGAEVIAWDRQDVARAPFEGRCRLIDPLELDLTGFAGVVVSPGVPLNTHPIGPHVWQYGLPVIGDIELFAKARASLPPHRVVGITGTNGKSTTTALTHHILKMAGVPSLMGGNIGDPIMAQEPLPEGGVYVLELSSFQIDLTFSLDCDIAALTNITPDHLDRYAGFEAYAASKERLFQMQATGTALICDEDEPTSAIASGLETAGKPLVRVRSSDLAAAGLDAGRSPSLAGPHNAQNAAVATAICRQLGLTDAQIAEGLATYPGLPHRMERVCEAKGVVYINDSKATNAASAAPALAAFPPDPAINAGAPRIHWIVGGLPKEDGLGACGDHLGNVAAAYTVGEAGPMFADLLDGQVKVERCELISEAVRRAEEAARPGEVVLLSPACASYDQFRDYEKRGHHFRQMVGVITGCETCTDDSAGRSILP encoded by the coding sequence GTGATCACCTCCCCCGCCTTCGCCCGCCAGAAATACGCGGTGCTCGGTCTCGCCCGGTCGGGTGCGGCTGCGGCCGAGGCGCTGCTGGCGAGCGGGGCGGAGGTGATTGCGTGGGACCGGCAGGATGTCGCCCGTGCGCCGTTCGAAGGCCGTTGCCGGCTGATCGATCCGCTGGAGCTCGATCTCACCGGCTTTGCGGGCGTGGTGGTGTCGCCCGGCGTGCCGCTCAACACCCATCCGATCGGCCCGCACGTGTGGCAATATGGCCTGCCAGTGATCGGCGATATCGAGCTGTTCGCCAAGGCGCGCGCCAGCCTGCCGCCGCACCGCGTCGTCGGGATCACCGGCACCAACGGCAAATCGACCACCACCGCGCTCACCCACCACATCCTCAAGATGGCGGGCGTGCCGAGCCTGATGGGCGGGAATATCGGCGATCCGATCATGGCGCAGGAGCCGCTGCCTGAAGGCGGGGTCTATGTGCTCGAACTGTCGAGCTTCCAGATCGATCTGACCTTTTCGCTCGATTGCGATATCGCCGCGCTCACAAACATCACCCCCGATCACCTTGACCGCTACGCCGGGTTCGAAGCCTATGCCGCGTCGAAGGAACGGCTGTTCCAGATGCAGGCGACCGGCACGGCGCTGATCTGCGACGAGGATGAACCGACCAGCGCCATCGCCTCGGGGCTGGAGACGGCGGGCAAGCCGCTGGTGCGGGTGCGGAGCAGCGATCTGGCCGCTGCCGGGCTGGATGCGGGGCGCTCGCCCTCGCTCGCCGGGCCGCACAATGCCCAGAACGCCGCTGTCGCCACCGCGATCTGCCGCCAGCTCGGGCTGACCGACGCGCAGATTGCCGAGGGGCTCGCCACCTATCCCGGCCTGCCGCACCGCATGGAGCGCGTGTGCGAGGCCAAGGGCGTCGTCTATATCAACGACAGCAAGGCGACCAATGCCGCCTCGGCCGCGCCGGCGCTCGCCGCATTCCCGCCCGATCCGGCGATCAACGCGGGTGCGCCGCGCATCCACTGGATCGTCGGCGGGCTGCCCAAGGAAGACGGCCTTGGCGCTTGTGGCGACCACCTCGGCAATGTCGCGGCGGCCTACACCGTGGGCGAGGCCGGGCCGATGTTTGCCGATCTGCTCGACGGGCAGGTCAAGGTCGAACGCTGCGAGCTGATCAGCGAGGCGGTGCGCCGCGCCGAGGAGGCCGCGCGTCCCGGCGAGGTGGTGCTGCTGTCGCCCGCCTGCGCCAGCTATGACCAGTTCCGCGATTACGAAAAGCGCGGCCACCACTTCCGCCAGATGGTGGGCGTGATCACCGGCTGCGAGACCTGCACCGATGACAGCGCAGGCCGGAGCATCCTGCCATGA
- the ftsA gene encoding cell division protein FtsA, with protein MASRAAASRRLARTYAAVNVGSFRISAMIMGETETGELQVLGSGHRASAGIKRGYVTDMAAATFAIRDAVERAEKSANSSVRSVWIACAGAGLASNVVSVDIEIGGRRIEDEDVEQLLIHAREMIQPDGRTVLHAQPAHYTLDGAHGVANPRGLHAERLGVDIHVMLADGAPVRNLTEAVQNAHLEVEGVVAAPLAAGHACLSVEERELGVALVEIGADVTNVAVFAGGMLLGLRAVPMGSADITDAIASSFGIRRSQAERLKCVAGSAIASKADHRELIPVNGPGDGPGDVAADGTAPPPVGPLARGADDKNRIVRAELVSVVTQQLGILTTEIGKALKAMGFHGPRAGQVVLTGGGAELAGMAEFMQGALGQAVRLGRPPQLTGMPEAHHAPGFATLAGLCLYAAEDPVDIRAVGAGRGGVYSGLIEQSGVTALAQRLFRALKEYF; from the coding sequence ATGGCCTCGCGCGCCGCTGCTTCGCGCCGCCTTGCCCGCACCTATGCGGCGGTCAATGTCGGCAGCTTCCGCATTTCGGCGATGATCATGGGCGAGACCGAGACCGGCGAATTGCAGGTGCTGGGCAGCGGTCACCGCGCGAGCGCCGGGATCAAGCGCGGCTATGTCACCGATATGGCCGCAGCCACCTTTGCGATCCGCGACGCGGTGGAACGGGCCGAGAAAAGCGCCAATTCCTCGGTGCGTTCGGTGTGGATCGCCTGCGCGGGCGCGGGGCTCGCCAGCAATGTCGTCTCGGTCGATATCGAAATCGGCGGGCGGCGGATCGAGGACGAGGATGTCGAGCAGCTGCTGATCCACGCGCGCGAGATGATCCAGCCCGATGGCCGCACCGTGCTCCACGCGCAGCCGGCGCACTACACTCTGGATGGCGCCCACGGGGTCGCCAATCCGCGCGGGCTCCATGCCGAACGGCTCGGGGTCGATATCCATGTGATGCTGGCCGATGGCGCGCCGGTCAGGAACCTCACCGAAGCGGTGCAGAACGCGCACCTTGAAGTCGAAGGCGTGGTCGCCGCGCCGCTGGCGGCAGGGCATGCCTGCCTTTCGGTCGAGGAGCGCGAGCTAGGCGTGGCACTGGTCGAGATCGGCGCGGATGTCACCAATGTCGCGGTTTTCGCGGGCGGGATGCTGCTCGGCCTGCGTGCCGTACCGATGGGATCGGCCGATATCACCGATGCAATCGCCAGCAGCTTCGGCATCCGCCGCTCGCAGGCCGAGCGGCTCAAATGCGTGGCGGGCTCGGCGATTGCCAGCAAGGCCGATCACCGCGAGCTGATCCCGGTCAACGGGCCCGGCGATGGCCCCGGCGATGTTGCGGCTGACGGCACGGCGCCGCCGCCCGTCGGGCCACTCGCGCGCGGGGCGGACGACAAGAACCGCATCGTGCGCGCCGAACTGGTTTCGGTGGTCACGCAGCAGCTCGGCATTCTCACAACCGAGATCGGCAAGGCGCTGAAGGCGATGGGTTTTCACGGCCCGCGCGCAGGTCAGGTGGTGCTCACCGGCGGCGGCGCGGAACTGGCCGGGATGGCCGAATTCATGCAGGGCGCGCTGGGGCAGGCGGTGCGGCTCGGGCGTCCGCCGCAGCTGACCGGAATGCCCGAGGCGCACCACGCCCCCGGCTTTGCGACGCTGGCGGGCCTGTGCCTCTATGCCGCCGAAGACCCGGTCGATATCCGCGCCGTGGGCGCGGGGCGGGGCGGGGTCTATAGCGGCCTGATCGAACAGAGCGGAGTGACGGCGCTGGCCCAGCGGCTGTTTCGCGCCCTGAAGGAGTATTTCTGA
- a CDS encoding FtsW/RodA/SpoVE family cell cycle protein, translating to MSTPAYPPATRGRASYLPPAPMQRRWRELLRVWWRELDKGLLLLIGLLMAIGTMAVAAASPASADQLSTARVTLDEFMFLKRHLVFQLMGLGLMIGLSFASRDQARRIGILVGAVMLALLFVVPIIGEEKNGARRWINVGMSLQPSEFLKPGFAIICAWMLSWRLRDPHLPVLWYVTGLFFLIAGLLMLQPNLGDAILFGGIWLVMVLLAGVPWQRIAVLLGGGAGLLALAYVFYDNARHRIDGFLGGGTAFDQVDLAQRTLLAGGWTGSGLWLGIRKMNLPEAHTDYIFSVIGEEFGLIACGLIVVLYCALVVRALMRMVNEDNLFALLASAGLITQFGGQAFINILVNLKLFPSKGMTLPLISYGGSSTLAVCFTLGLLLAITRRNPFLAREAGGLRELIERKEERP from the coding sequence ATGAGCACGCCCGCCTATCCCCCCGCCACGCGCGGCCGGGCGAGCTATCTCCCGCCCGCACCGATGCAGCGCCGCTGGCGCGAGCTGCTGAGGGTGTGGTGGCGCGAGCTCGACAAGGGCCTGCTGCTGCTGATCGGCCTCTTGATGGCGATCGGCACGATGGCGGTTGCCGCGGCCTCGCCCGCGAGCGCCGACCAGCTTTCCACCGCGCGCGTCACGCTCGACGAATTCATGTTCCTGAAGCGCCATCTGGTGTTCCAGCTGATGGGGCTGGGGCTGATGATCGGGCTTTCGTTCGCCAGCCGCGATCAGGCGCGGCGGATCGGCATTCTGGTCGGCGCGGTGATGCTGGCGCTGCTGTTCGTGGTGCCGATTATCGGCGAGGAAAAGAACGGCGCGCGGCGCTGGATCAATGTCGGCATGTCGCTCCAGCCGTCGGAATTCCTCAAGCCAGGCTTTGCGATCATCTGCGCTTGGATGCTGAGCTGGCGGCTGCGCGATCCCCACCTGCCGGTGCTGTGGTACGTGACCGGTCTGTTTTTCCTGATCGCGGGCCTGCTGATGCTGCAACCCAACCTTGGGGATGCGATCCTGTTCGGCGGGATCTGGCTGGTGATGGTGCTGCTGGCGGGCGTGCCGTGGCAGCGGATTGCGGTGCTGCTCGGCGGCGGCGCAGGGCTGCTCGCGCTCGCCTATGTGTTCTATGACAATGCCCGCCACCGGATCGACGGGTTTTTGGGCGGCGGCACCGCCTTCGATCAGGTCGACCTCGCCCAGCGCACGCTGCTGGCGGGCGGATGGACGGGCAGCGGCCTGTGGCTCGGCATCCGCAAGATGAACCTGCCCGAAGCGCACACCGATTACATCTTCTCGGTGATCGGCGAGGAGTTCGGCTTGATCGCCTGCGGCCTGATCGTGGTGCTCTATTGCGCGCTGGTGGTGCGTGCGCTGATGCGCATGGTGAACGAGGACAACCTCTTCGCACTGCTCGCCAGCGCGGGGCTCATCACCCAGTTCGGCGGTCAGGCCTTCATCAACATCCTTGTGAACCTCAAGCTGTTCCCGTCCAAGGGGATGACGCTGCCGCTGATTTCCTATGGCGGTTCATCGACACTGGCGGTGTGCTTCACGCTTGGGCTATTGCTGGCGATCACCCGGCGCAATCCGTTTCTCGCCCGTGAGGCGGGGGGCTTGCGCGAGCTGATCGAACGCAAGGAGGAACGTCCATGA
- a CDS encoding cell division protein FtsQ/DivIB, which translates to MAQQIRRSGATGVRRAAKAQSRAVTARRARGQASGFIDTVMGVLPFTEEQWSRIWLAMIIGAGVGIAFIIANLAGLPALAHAQVSAIAADAGFEVRNVRVTGTSRMDEQQVYARVLGQRQRAMPEVDVAQLRAELKTLPWVKDARVSIQLPHTLAIDIVERKPHAVLEKPDRLMLIDADGVELEPVAAAKAKGLLRLAGPGASKQTRNLETLLAAAPALGPQVEAAEWVGNRRWNLTFKTGQLLALPEGDVPAASALVKFARLDGQNRLLGGKVLAFDMRSPPRLYMRLPEGVREAPAIAGTTGGME; encoded by the coding sequence ATGGCGCAGCAGATCCGGCGTAGCGGCGCCACCGGCGTTCGCCGCGCGGCCAAGGCACAGAGCCGCGCCGTGACTGCCCGCCGTGCGCGCGGTCAGGCGAGCGGGTTCATCGACACGGTGATGGGCGTGCTGCCCTTCACAGAGGAGCAGTGGAGCCGCATCTGGCTCGCCATGATCATCGGCGCAGGCGTGGGCATTGCCTTCATCATCGCCAATCTCGCCGGGCTGCCCGCGCTGGCCCATGCGCAGGTTTCGGCGATCGCCGCCGATGCCGGGTTCGAGGTGCGCAATGTGCGCGTCACCGGCACGTCGCGGATGGACGAACAGCAGGTCTATGCCCGCGTGCTTGGCCAGCGCCAGCGCGCCATGCCCGAGGTCGACGTCGCGCAGCTGCGCGCTGAGCTGAAGACTCTGCCGTGGGTCAAGGACGCGCGCGTTTCGATCCAGCTGCCGCACACGCTGGCGATCGATATTGTCGAACGCAAGCCCCATGCGGTGCTCGAAAAGCCCGACCGGCTGATGCTGATCGATGCCGACGGGGTGGAGCTCGAACCGGTCGCCGCGGCCAAGGCCAAGGGCCTGCTGCGGCTGGCGGGGCCGGGGGCCAGCAAGCAGACCCGCAATCTGGAAACCCTGCTCGCCGCCGCGCCCGCGCTCGGCCCGCAGGTCGAAGCCGCCGAATGGGTCGGTAACCGCCGCTGGAACCTGACCTTCAAGACCGGCCAGTTGCTCGCGCTGCCCGAAGGCGATGTGCCCGCCGCAAGCGCGCTGGTGAAGTTTGCGCGGCTTGATGGGCAGAACCGCCTGCTCGGCGGCAAGGTGCTGGCCTTCGATATGCGCTCGCCCCCGCGCCTGTATATGCGCCTGCCCGAAGGCGTGCGCGAAGCGCCCGCCATCGCCGGCACCACCGGAGGGATGGAATAA
- a CDS encoding D-alanine--D-alanine ligase has translation MGDSESGTSVSFDKPLHVAVLMGGWANERPVSLTSGAGVADALESKGHRVTRIDMGRDVAQRLAEAKPDVVFNALHGVPGEDGTVQGMLDLMGLAYTHSGLATSVIAIDKQLTKQALVPHGIPMPGGRIVTREELYERDPLPRPYVLKPVNEGSSVGVAIVTADSNVGNPISPDARGPWQEFAELLAEPFIKGRELTAAVLDGPDGPRALGVTELVVANGFYDYENKYTAGRTEHIFPAKLPPEITALCEQYAVKAHQVLGCHGTSRTDFRWDEEAGEDGLFVLETNTQPGMTPLSLVPEQAAGCGIPYADLVELLVAEALRVHAMKQRKGGGDGAADPA, from the coding sequence ATGGGAGATTCAGAGAGTGGGACGTCCGTGAGCTTCGACAAACCCCTCCACGTCGCCGTCCTGATGGGCGGCTGGGCGAATGAACGTCCGGTCTCGCTGACCAGCGGCGCGGGTGTGGCGGACGCGCTGGAGAGCAAGGGCCACCGCGTCACCCGCATCGACATGGGCCGCGATGTTGCCCAGCGGCTTGCCGAGGCGAAGCCCGACGTGGTGTTCAATGCGCTCCACGGCGTTCCCGGCGAGGACGGGACGGTGCAGGGCATGCTCGACCTGATGGGCCTTGCCTATACCCATTCGGGCCTCGCCACCTCGGTGATCGCGATCGACAAGCAGCTGACCAAGCAGGCGCTGGTGCCGCACGGCATCCCCATGCCCGGCGGGCGGATCGTGACGCGCGAGGAACTCTACGAGCGCGACCCGCTGCCGCGCCCCTATGTGCTCAAGCCCGTCAATGAAGGCTCCTCGGTCGGCGTTGCGATCGTCACGGCGGACAGCAATGTCGGCAACCCGATTTCTCCGGACGCGCGCGGGCCGTGGCAGGAGTTTGCCGAACTGCTCGCCGAACCCTTCATCAAGGGCCGCGAACTGACCGCCGCCGTGCTCGATGGCCCCGATGGGCCGCGGGCATTGGGCGTGACCGAACTCGTCGTCGCCAACGGCTTCTACGATTACGAGAACAAGTACACCGCCGGGCGGACGGAGCACATCTTCCCCGCCAAGCTGCCGCCCGAAATCACCGCGCTGTGCGAACAATATGCGGTGAAAGCGCACCAGGTGCTCGGCTGCCACGGCACCAGCCGCACCGATTTCCGCTGGGACGAGGAAGCGGGCGAGGACGGCTTGTTCGTGCTCGAAACCAACACCCAGCCGGGGATGACCCCGCTCAGTCTCGTGCCCGAACAGGCAGCGGGCTGCGGCATTCCCTATGCCGATCTGGTCGAATTGCTGGTGGCCGAGGCGCTCAGGGTGCACGCGATGAAGCAACGCAAGGGAGGCGGCGATGGCGCAGCAGATCCGGCGTAG
- the murB gene encoding UDP-N-acetylmuramate dehydrogenase has protein sequence MNQPGDTYIYDDGSAPTCAVDGAVSSPVPLDGIRGKLTCKAPLAPYTWFKTGGPADWLFEPADMDDLKTFLERLGGEIPVMALGLGSNMIVRDGGVPGVVVRLGKSFAKVEHTGELELTCGGGASGILVASTARDLGIAGLEFLRGIPGTVGGFVRMNGGAYGREVADVLVDCAVILHDGSFITLNAAELEYSYRHSALPEGAIVVSARFHGRPGEPADIGAEMDRIAAAREASQPLRTKTGGSTFKNPEGHKAWQLVDQAGCRGLTLGGAQVSEKHTNFLINTGTATSADIEGLGELVRDKVYAATGVSLEWEIQRVGRP, from the coding sequence ATGAACCAGCCGGGCGATACCTATATTTATGACGACGGCTCGGCCCCGACCTGCGCGGTCGACGGGGCTGTGTCCTCGCCCGTGCCGCTCGACGGCATTCGCGGCAAGCTGACCTGCAAGGCGCCGCTCGCGCCCTATACCTGGTTCAAGACCGGCGGGCCGGCCGACTGGCTGTTCGAACCGGCCGACATGGACGACCTCAAGACTTTCCTCGAACGGCTCGGCGGGGAAATCCCGGTGATGGCGCTCGGCCTCGGCTCGAACATGATCGTGCGCGATGGCGGCGTTCCCGGCGTGGTGGTGCGGCTCGGCAAGAGCTTCGCCAAAGTCGAGCACACGGGCGAGCTGGAGCTGACCTGCGGCGGCGGGGCGAGCGGAATTCTGGTCGCCTCGACCGCGCGCGACCTCGGCATCGCGGGCCTCGAATTCCTGCGCGGCATTCCCGGCACGGTCGGCGGCTTCGTGCGCATGAACGGCGGCGCTTACGGGCGCGAGGTGGCCGATGTTCTGGTCGATTGCGCGGTGATCCTGCACGATGGCAGCTTCATCACGCTGAACGCGGCGGAACTCGAATATTCCTACCGCCACTCGGCCCTGCCAGAGGGCGCGATTGTGGTGTCGGCCCGGTTCCACGGCCGCCCCGGCGAGCCTGCGGACATTGGCGCGGAGATGGATCGCATCGCCGCCGCGCGTGAAGCCAGCCAGCCGCTGCGCACCAAGACCGGTGGTTCGACCTTCAAGAACCCCGAGGGCCACAAGGCGTGGCAGTTGGTCGACCAAGCCGGATGCCGCGGCCTTACGCTGGGCGGCGCGCAGGTCAGCGAAAAGCACACCAACTTCCTCATCAACACCGGCACCGCCACCAGCGCCGATATCGAAGGGCTGGGCGAGCTGGTCCGCGACAAGGTCTACGCCGCGACGGGCGTAAGCCTCGAATGGGAGATTCAGAGAGTGGGACGTCCGTGA
- the murC gene encoding UDP-N-acetylmuramate--L-alanine ligase, producing the protein MKGVGTDIGIIHFVGIGGIGMSGIAEVMHNLGYQVQGSDISEGPSVERLRARGITVHIGHMKENVEGVAVVVTSTAVRRTNPEVAAALEARVPVVRRAEMLAELMRLKSTVAVAGTHGKTTTTSMIATLLDAGGIDPTVINGGIIEQYGSNARLGDSDWMVVEADESDGSFLRLDGTIAVVTNIDPEHLDHYGDFDGVKKAFVEFIHNVPFYGAAVLCVDHPEVQAVIGQVRDRKVVTYGFSLQADICGVNVHSNAGGNTFDVIVRQRGLEDRRIEGVHLPMPGRHNVQNALAAIAVAIEMGCSDEVIRTGFARFGGVRRRFTRVGSVDLPGGSATIIDDYAHHPVEIRAVLAAAREAVAGTEGRVIAVAQPHRYSRLNDLMNEFQSCFDDADIAYVAPVYPAGEEPLPGVDHAALVAGMKARGHRAAREIAGADALAMTLANEIGAGDIVVCLGAGDITRWAAGLAPAIADKRGAA; encoded by the coding sequence ATGAAGGGCGTCGGAACCGACATCGGCATCATCCATTTCGTCGGCATCGGCGGGATCGGCATGTCGGGCATCGCCGAGGTGATGCACAACCTCGGCTATCAGGTGCAGGGTTCGGATATCTCCGAAGGCCCCAGCGTCGAGCGGCTGCGCGCGCGCGGCATCACCGTGCACATCGGCCACATGAAGGAAAACGTCGAAGGCGTGGCGGTGGTCGTCACTTCGACCGCAGTGCGCCGCACCAATCCCGAAGTCGCCGCCGCGCTGGAAGCCCGCGTCCCCGTGGTGCGCCGCGCCGAGATGCTGGCCGAGCTGATGCGGTTGAAGTCGACCGTTGCGGTCGCTGGCACGCACGGCAAGACCACGACGACTAGCATGATCGCCACCCTGCTCGATGCGGGCGGGATCGATCCGACCGTCATCAACGGCGGGATCATCGAGCAATATGGCTCCAACGCCCGCCTCGGCGATAGCGACTGGATGGTCGTGGAGGCCGACGAGAGCGACGGCAGCTTCCTGCGATTGGACGGCACCATCGCGGTCGTCACCAACATCGATCCCGAACACCTTGATCACTACGGCGATTTCGACGGGGTGAAGAAAGCCTTCGTGGAGTTCATCCACAATGTGCCCTTCTACGGCGCGGCGGTGCTCTGCGTCGATCACCCCGAAGTGCAGGCGGTGATCGGCCAGGTGCGCGATCGCAAGGTCGTGACCTACGGCTTCTCGCTTCAGGCCGATATCTGCGGGGTCAATGTCCACAGCAATGCGGGCGGGAACACCTTCGATGTGATCGTGCGTCAGCGGGGGCTGGAAGATCGCCGGATCGAGGGCGTGCACCTGCCGATGCCGGGCCGCCATAACGTCCAGAACGCGCTCGCGGCGATTGCGGTCGCAATCGAGATGGGCTGTTCGGACGAGGTGATCCGCACCGGCTTTGCCCGCTTCGGCGGCGTGCGGCGGCGCTTCACCCGCGTCGGCTCGGTCGATCTGCCGGGCGGCAGCGCCACGATTATCGACGATTACGCCCACCACCCGGTCGAAATCCGCGCCGTATTGGCTGCGGCGCGCGAGGCGGTGGCGGGCACTGAAGGCCGCGTCATCGCGGTCGCCCAGCCGCACCGCTATTCGCGCCTCAACGATCTGATGAACGAATTCCAGTCGTGCTTCGATGATGCCGACATCGCCTATGTCGCGCCCGTCTATCCGGCGGGCGAGGAGCCGCTGCCCGGCGTCGATCACGCTGCGCTGGTGGCGGGGATGAAGGCTCGCGGACACCGCGCCGCGCGCGAGATTGCCGGGGCCGATGCGCTCGCCATGACGCTTGCGAACGAGATCGGCGCGGGTGACATCGTGGTGTGCCTTGGCGCGGGCGATATCACGCGCTGGGCCGCCGGGCTCGCGCCTGCCATCGCCGACAAGCGGGGCGCGGCATGA